A genome region from Paenibacillus pabuli includes the following:
- the yidD gene encoding membrane protein insertion efficiency factor YidD gives MKLSRRVAQAPIRVYRNYISPLKPPTCRFYPTCSAYAMEAIEVHGAFKGSLLAAKRIAKCHPFHPGGVDLVPPKTEKTVMVPDEG, from the coding sequence ATGAAGTTATCCCGCAGAGTGGCACAGGCGCCCATTCGGGTATACCGGAATTATATTTCTCCCTTGAAACCACCTACATGTCGCTTCTATCCGACTTGCTCGGCTTACGCGATGGAAGCAATCGAGGTCCATGGCGCATTCAAAGGTTCATTGCTGGCTGCCAAGCGTATCGCGAAATGCCATCCGTTTCATCCGGGAGGCGTTGATCTGGTTCCGCCAAAGACAGAAAAGACAGTCATGGTACCTGATGAGGGATGA
- a CDS encoding metal ABC transporter permease → MEILMSDFFQRALAGGLLIGITAPLIGLFLVLRRLSMIGDTLSHVTIAGVALGFLIEVYPIAVGLVFAVLASFAIEKLRKAYKTYAELSIAIIMSGGVALASLFFTLGKGYNTDVMSYLFGSIYTLDSTDLKLVGVVTLIVVIVVALLHKEFFLLSFEEDAAAVTGLPVKLLNMLITVMTALVISTAIKIVGALLVSALLTIPVAVSLLMARSFKSAIILSVVIGEIAVVIGLVVAGIWNLAPGATIVLLLIMMLILTMIGKKGFRA, encoded by the coding sequence TTGGAGATTTTAATGAGTGATTTTTTTCAGCGTGCATTGGCAGGAGGATTGCTGATCGGTATTACAGCTCCACTGATTGGACTGTTTCTGGTGCTGCGACGTTTGTCCATGATCGGGGATACCCTATCTCACGTAACAATAGCCGGGGTTGCCCTCGGTTTTTTGATTGAGGTTTATCCGATTGCAGTGGGACTTGTCTTTGCTGTGCTCGCATCCTTTGCCATAGAGAAGCTGCGCAAGGCATATAAGACTTATGCCGAGTTATCCATTGCTATTATCATGTCAGGTGGCGTCGCGCTTGCTTCGTTGTTCTTTACACTAGGTAAAGGGTACAATACGGATGTAATGAGTTACTTGTTCGGCAGCATTTATACACTGGACTCTACCGACTTGAAGTTGGTTGGAGTGGTAACGCTGATTGTAGTCATCGTTGTTGCGCTGCTACATAAGGAGTTTTTCCTGCTCAGCTTTGAGGAAGACGCTGCGGCAGTTACAGGTCTGCCCGTAAAATTGCTTAACATGCTGATTACGGTGATGACAGCTCTGGTTATCAGTACCGCAATTAAAATCGTAGGGGCACTGCTGGTGTCAGCACTATTGACCATTCCTGTAGCGGTAAGTCTGCTTATGGCACGGAGTTTCAAGTCGGCCATCATTCTCTCCGTCGTTATCGGGGAGATTGCAGTTGTCATTGGTTTGGTGGTAGCTGGAATTTGGAATCTGGCTCCAGGAGCAACAATTGTATTATTGCTTATCATGATGCTGATTCTTACGATGATTGGAAAAAAAGGGTTCCGAGCCTGA
- a CDS encoding Fur family transcriptional regulator — protein MLSTEQIINTMSSQGLRITDQRKTLARLFAESPGYLTPKDVYEYMGKTYSGLSFDTVYRNLRVMQDLGVLEQVIFEDGVKFRAHCSEDHHHHHMICLKCQKTYPIVFCPMQLADAPEQFQVVDHKFEVFGYCKDCAEHAPAKVSTGHSHAHGKH, from the coding sequence ATGCTGTCGACAGAACAGATTATTAATACCATGTCCTCACAGGGACTTCGCATTACGGATCAGCGGAAGACACTGGCCCGGTTATTTGCCGAATCTCCAGGGTATCTTACACCCAAGGACGTCTATGAATATATGGGTAAGACTTACAGCGGGCTGAGCTTTGACACGGTATACCGGAACTTGCGTGTAATGCAGGATTTGGGTGTGCTGGAGCAGGTCATTTTTGAAGACGGTGTTAAATTCAGAGCGCATTGCAGCGAAGATCACCATCACCATCATATGATCTGTCTGAAATGTCAGAAGACCTATCCCATCGTTTTTTGTCCGATGCAGCTGGCAGATGCTCCAGAACAGTTTCAGGTTGTGGACCATAAATTTGAAGTGTTTGGATACTGCAAAGATTGTGCGGAACATGCTCCTGCGAAAGTGTCAACCGGACATTCACACGCTCACGGGAAACACTAA
- a CDS encoding stalk domain-containing protein yields the protein MNLKKKLSILTALAVFQAFAVIPANAQAADQSDATPVNTAKVKSVEVIKKEQTIAESEVKDQSGTQTSDNDTTEETNPESTDSSGTDVTPVDPATPAESEDAEGTEEEVPAPTPVEVEPSTSGQSLSGTAGGDLTLYMNSNKMVQDGKTYLAGQPMAVKNGVSYVAIRALVDRVGYEVKYDNTTKETIIISGEEELRFKTNSKIYTVNGEARTMKGAAYQQKNTFMVPLTSITQALNITYTVNQPAKTVVLKLSTKPVASFTVPKEIFAGDNVTYTTKYSSPKGLDIVDERWTGRQDSFDQPGTYTVTYAVQDSSGQWSDPYSVTIQVQKPNLPPVAMFTTDKEEYKMGEKITYIDQSTDDENAIEKTEWDNNALAFFVPGPKTITITVTDKHGLSDSYSKIINVTGETLYTLSDFNQLFTPVGGKFTFNGGEVPAMEKVPYTYYDEQSILIRSNSPETVNSEGIVYKESSIGQTRFMIHHVNNTGKNVKMYVVATNNNMYPATLEQQNMGFAGPSPFATVAGKLSIDRWFQSMQEGTGKLDVVLQPGESKLILTELSALPMKKGQVISLYSDVFSDYRLDYNIIMIEENKDPMEVWSTLPVLDRDGVHNRGTYPNATRVITYDQEVGSKPSRLPLGDNASDPNLVGTDPMAYTDASNAGNFGVLYKITLNNVAPRTLISFNPRGGKYSGVALVNGQVVQISEGKSLSAPNEQSVLYRTGSYGESVTILFSAAPGSNLPVNLLFTPLPAEK from the coding sequence ATGAATTTGAAGAAGAAATTGTCCATACTTACCGCTTTAGCTGTTTTTCAGGCGTTTGCAGTCATTCCTGCGAATGCACAGGCAGCTGATCAGAGCGATGCGACACCAGTGAATACAGCCAAAGTTAAATCCGTTGAGGTTATTAAGAAAGAACAAACTATAGCGGAATCGGAAGTAAAGGATCAATCAGGTACACAGACATCCGATAACGATACAACCGAGGAGACGAATCCTGAATCCACAGATTCATCAGGTACGGACGTTACTCCGGTTGACCCTGCAACTCCTGCCGAATCTGAAGATGCAGAAGGTACAGAGGAAGAAGTGCCAGCACCTACACCTGTAGAGGTTGAGCCTTCCACTAGTGGTCAGTCATTATCCGGAACTGCCGGTGGAGACCTGACACTGTACATGAACAGCAATAAAATGGTGCAGGATGGCAAGACGTATCTTGCCGGACAGCCAATGGCCGTCAAAAATGGTGTATCCTATGTAGCGATCCGCGCGCTGGTTGACCGAGTTGGCTATGAAGTGAAATACGACAACACGACCAAGGAAACGATCATTATTAGTGGGGAAGAGGAGCTGCGTTTTAAAACTAACAGCAAAATCTATACCGTTAATGGTGAAGCAAGAACGATGAAGGGCGCTGCTTACCAACAAAAGAATACGTTTATGGTGCCACTGACTTCAATTACACAGGCACTCAACATTACTTATACAGTGAACCAACCCGCCAAAACGGTTGTATTGAAGCTGAGTACCAAACCGGTAGCCAGTTTCACGGTACCCAAAGAAATTTTTGCCGGTGACAACGTGACATACACAACGAAATACAGTTCTCCCAAAGGACTGGATATTGTGGATGAGCGCTGGACTGGCCGTCAAGATTCGTTCGACCAACCAGGTACATATACGGTAACGTATGCTGTCCAGGATTCAAGCGGTCAATGGAGTGATCCGTACTCTGTAACAATCCAGGTCCAAAAGCCGAATCTTCCGCCTGTAGCGATGTTCACTACAGACAAGGAAGAGTACAAAATGGGTGAAAAGATCACATACATTGATCAAAGCACTGACGATGAAAATGCAATTGAGAAAACAGAGTGGGATAACAACGCACTAGCATTCTTTGTCCCAGGACCTAAGACAATTACCATTACTGTCACAGACAAACACGGTTTGAGTGACAGCTATTCCAAGATCATCAATGTCACGGGTGAAACGTTGTACACTCTTTCCGATTTCAATCAATTGTTCACACCGGTTGGTGGAAAGTTCACCTTCAATGGCGGAGAAGTACCTGCTATGGAGAAAGTTCCTTACACTTACTATGATGAGCAAAGCATTCTGATTCGCAGTAACAGTCCGGAAACCGTTAACAGCGAAGGGATTGTCTATAAGGAATCTTCAATTGGACAAACACGTTTTATGATCCACCATGTGAATAATACGGGCAAAAACGTAAAAATGTACGTTGTGGCTACCAACAACAATATGTATCCGGCGACATTGGAGCAGCAGAACATGGGCTTCGCGGGTCCTTCTCCGTTTGCTACCGTTGCTGGGAAACTGTCGATTGATCGCTGGTTCCAATCCATGCAGGAAGGCACTGGTAAATTAGACGTTGTCCTGCAGCCTGGAGAGAGCAAATTAATCCTTACGGAACTTAGTGCTCTACCGATGAAGAAGGGACAAGTCATTTCCCTGTACTCCGATGTATTCAGCGATTACAGACTGGATTACAACATTATTATGATTGAAGAAAATAAAGATCCGATGGAAGTATGGTCTACGCTGCCTGTACTGGATCGTGACGGTGTTCACAACCGGGGAACATACCCGAATGCAACACGTGTCATCACGTATGATCAAGAAGTAGGCTCGAAGCCTTCCCGCCTTCCGCTTGGTGATAATGCAAGTGATCCAAACCTGGTCGGAACAGACCCAATGGCTTACACAGATGCCTCCAACGCCGGTAACTTTGGTGTGCTTTACAAAATTACACTGAATAACGTAGCACCACGTACGCTGATCTCGTTCAACCCTCGTGGTGGTAAATATTCGGGTGTGGCACTTGTGAATGGCCAGGTTGTACAAATTTCCGAGGGTAAATCCTTGAGCGCTCCTAACGAGCAAAGTGTACTTTACCGCACAGGCTCTTATGGTGAGAGTGTTACCATTCTGTTCTCAGCAGCACCAGGAAGCAATCTTCCTGTAAACCTGCTGTTCACACCGCTTCCGGCTGAGAAGTAA
- a CDS encoding response regulator — translation MNLTAMLVDDELPILENLSLILPWEDMGIEITGTARSGVEALDKVAVSHPDIMLCDIRMPTMDGLELIRILRERGELCEIILLTGYQQFEYARTAIRYNVHEYICKPIDYSDLENKLRELTEQIHKKRMESESERHRNIEMENWIRHKHVTELLRGEKENPSSCPVQSLETLPSTDRYTMILVDAEGYFRHSIGWSGDQHQQWHDEIHSSLRDLTEDIEGSMITNIRKGEWGIVLKASIGWEIRADQLAQRIQRRLDAVFAIDSAMKARIIVDDKPVCLDHQITDRYRHCQKQGASRPSVSEWIKSACEYMDTHLDQDLGIDEVADWLGISSSYFCQLFKSHVGVTFVEYMTHKRMETAALLLSTTEWSITSIGEATGYKERRYFSKVFHKHFHMKPSEYRQSHRKATSLEEEMHT, via the coding sequence ATGAATCTGACTGCAATGCTGGTTGATGATGAACTGCCGATTTTGGAAAATTTGAGCCTGATCCTGCCTTGGGAGGACATGGGAATTGAAATTACGGGCACAGCCAGAAGCGGAGTAGAAGCGCTGGATAAGGTGGCTGTTAGTCATCCTGACATCATGCTGTGCGATATTCGCATGCCTACCATGGATGGCCTGGAACTTATTCGAATTCTGCGTGAACGAGGCGAGTTATGTGAAATTATTTTACTGACCGGATATCAGCAGTTTGAATATGCCCGAACGGCCATTCGTTACAATGTACATGAATACATATGCAAACCCATTGATTACTCGGATTTGGAGAACAAATTACGTGAGTTAACCGAGCAGATTCATAAGAAGCGCATGGAGAGTGAGTCTGAACGTCATCGCAACATAGAGATGGAAAACTGGATCAGACATAAACATGTAACCGAGCTGCTGCGGGGTGAAAAGGAAAATCCGTCGTCCTGCCCTGTGCAATCGTTAGAAACGTTGCCCTCTACTGATCGCTATACTATGATTCTTGTGGATGCAGAAGGATACTTCCGCCATTCCATTGGCTGGTCTGGTGACCAGCATCAACAATGGCATGATGAAATCCATTCCAGTCTTAGAGATTTAACGGAAGATATAGAAGGAAGCATGATTACTAACATTCGCAAGGGGGAATGGGGGATTGTGCTGAAGGCTTCGATTGGATGGGAGATTCGAGCAGATCAATTAGCTCAGCGTATCCAAAGGAGGCTTGATGCCGTGTTTGCTATAGACTCAGCAATGAAGGCAAGGATTATTGTGGACGATAAGCCCGTATGTTTGGATCACCAGATCACGGATCGATACCGACACTGTCAGAAACAAGGCGCGTCCCGCCCTTCGGTTTCGGAATGGATTAAGTCTGCATGCGAGTATATGGACACACATCTGGACCAAGACCTTGGCATCGATGAGGTAGCGGATTGGCTTGGAATCAGTTCAAGCTATTTTTGTCAGCTATTCAAAAGTCATGTCGGGGTTACGTTTGTTGAATATATGACCCATAAACGGATGGAAACTGCAGCACTGTTATTGAGTACAACGGAATGGAGCATTACGTCGATTGGGGAAGCCACGGGTTATAAAGAGCGGCGTTATTTCTCCAAAGTATTTCATAAACATTTTCATATGAAGCCTTCGGAATACAGGCAAAGCCATAGAAAAGCCACTTCATTAGAGGAGGAAATGCATACATGA
- the nagZ gene encoding beta-N-acetylhexosaminidase: MSSWGHFTLEQKVGQLFMCGFHGQQVDEQITRLIEDYHVGGVIYFRRNVESVEQLTRLSAELQKMAAKSSELPLMISVDQEGGMVARIDKDGITRVPGSMALGAAGNLDYTYQCARILGEQLKRIGIDMNLAPVVDVNNNVLNPVIGVRSYGENAEKVAAHGAAAIAGYQSQGIAATAKHFPGHGDTAVDSHLGMVTVPHEWERLEQVELLPFRQAIEAGVDAIMTAHVIFPAIEPEPIPATLSRNVLHGLLREQMGFKGIIITDCLEMHAISKPYGVAKAAVRAVEAGADLILVSHTLEEQVAAIEAVVEAVRHGDIDEQIIDQALERVVSWKQKRCGDQPSDQSSMKYSFSPVPEDVLLDEIACKSITVVHNDGLLPLKPEQNVFVIWPEVVQRTEVDEPWSHSDSLGMVLGQYKKHVREHKITTQPSYEEAEQILQSVMEGDQVIVCTYTSAGVLPKGQRYLIERLSEKHSLIVVALRNPYDLLEIPRPGAYVCTYENTPSVVRALSSMITGELDPSGSLPVRLS; this comes from the coding sequence ATGAGCTCATGGGGACATTTCACACTAGAGCAAAAGGTGGGTCAGCTGTTTATGTGCGGCTTTCATGGACAGCAAGTGGATGAACAGATCACCCGTTTAATAGAGGACTACCATGTGGGGGGCGTTATTTACTTCAGGCGTAATGTGGAGAGTGTGGAGCAATTGACCCGTTTGTCTGCCGAATTGCAAAAGATGGCTGCAAAAAGCAGTGAGCTGCCGCTTATGATCTCGGTAGATCAGGAGGGCGGCATGGTTGCCAGAATTGATAAAGACGGGATTACAAGAGTACCGGGAAGCATGGCTCTTGGAGCAGCAGGAAACCTGGACTATACGTATCAATGTGCACGAATTCTGGGGGAGCAGCTGAAACGGATTGGAATCGATATGAATCTTGCACCAGTCGTTGACGTGAACAATAACGTTCTTAATCCGGTCATTGGAGTGAGATCCTATGGGGAAAATGCGGAAAAAGTCGCCGCCCATGGAGCGGCAGCCATTGCAGGGTATCAGTCACAGGGCATAGCAGCAACAGCGAAGCATTTCCCGGGGCATGGTGATACCGCTGTGGATTCTCATCTCGGCATGGTTACGGTTCCGCATGAATGGGAGAGGCTGGAGCAGGTGGAACTGCTACCTTTTCGCCAGGCTATCGAGGCAGGTGTGGATGCCATCATGACAGCACATGTGATTTTCCCGGCAATTGAACCTGAGCCCATTCCCGCAACGTTGTCCCGTAACGTATTACATGGTTTATTGCGTGAGCAAATGGGGTTCAAAGGAATTATCATTACGGATTGCCTGGAGATGCATGCGATCTCCAAGCCATATGGTGTCGCGAAGGCTGCTGTCCGTGCTGTCGAGGCCGGAGCAGATTTGATCCTGGTCAGTCATACGCTAGAGGAGCAGGTCGCTGCAATAGAAGCAGTGGTAGAAGCTGTACGCCATGGAGACATCGACGAGCAGATCATTGACCAGGCGTTGGAGCGTGTCGTGAGTTGGAAGCAAAAACGCTGCGGTGATCAGCCAAGTGATCAATCAAGTATGAAGTACTCCTTTTCGCCCGTTCCGGAAGATGTGCTTTTAGATGAAATTGCATGCAAGAGCATCACCGTAGTGCATAATGACGGTTTACTGCCATTAAAGCCTGAACAAAACGTGTTCGTTATATGGCCCGAGGTTGTGCAGCGAACAGAGGTAGATGAACCTTGGTCCCATTCGGATTCACTTGGGATGGTGCTTGGGCAATACAAAAAACATGTTCGGGAGCATAAAATAACAACACAGCCGTCATATGAAGAGGCAGAACAAATTCTGCAAAGTGTGATGGAGGGAGATCAAGTCATCGTATGCACGTACACCTCGGCTGGAGTTCTCCCCAAAGGTCAGCGTTACTTGATCGAACGGCTGAGTGAGAAACATTCATTGATTGTCGTTGCTTTGCGTAATCCCTATGATCTGCTGGAAATTCCCCGGCCGGGAGCTTACGTCTGTACATACGAAAATACACCTTCCGTGGTACGTGCACTCTCCTCAATGATTACGGGTGAACTGGATCCGAGTGGAAGCTTGCCCGTCCGATTAAGTTGA
- a CDS encoding metal ABC transporter solute-binding protein, Zn/Mn family, translating into MLILSLLLLSACGQSNSESAKIEEGKVNVITSFYPVYAFTTAIGGEDANVINLLPTGVEPHDWTPKSQDIVNTSKAQLFLYNGAGLEGWVPNFLKSLNSDTQVKSVAVSDGVSLLTAEGDDGHNHGEEHEDEHAEEETGTEDVADHHIDPHTWVSPKSAIVMAENIKNSLVEVDPDHQDGYEQRYEELRTKLEALDQRFTDELSKVSNKEIVVSHQAFGYLARDYGLTQHAIMGLSPDAEPTGQDIVNLSKLVKEEGIKYIFFEELVSDKLAKTLAGEAGVETMVLNPVEGLTKEQAANGDDYFTLMEKNLQNLLIALK; encoded by the coding sequence ATGCTTATTCTCAGTTTGCTCCTGTTGTCGGCGTGCGGACAAAGTAATTCGGAAAGTGCGAAAATCGAGGAAGGCAAAGTGAACGTGATCACGAGCTTTTATCCTGTATATGCATTTACAACGGCCATCGGCGGCGAAGACGCAAACGTTATTAATTTGCTGCCAACCGGCGTTGAGCCCCATGATTGGACGCCTAAGAGCCAGGATATTGTGAACACCTCCAAAGCACAATTGTTCCTATACAACGGTGCAGGCCTTGAAGGATGGGTACCTAACTTTCTCAAGTCCCTGAACAGCGATACCCAAGTGAAGTCTGTTGCTGTAAGTGATGGGGTCAGTCTGCTGACTGCTGAAGGCGATGATGGACATAACCATGGGGAAGAGCATGAAGACGAGCACGCGGAAGAAGAAACAGGTACAGAAGACGTTGCAGACCATCACATTGACCCGCACACATGGGTAAGTCCCAAATCGGCTATAGTGATGGCAGAAAATATCAAGAATAGTCTCGTGGAAGTAGACCCTGATCACCAGGATGGCTACGAGCAGCGTTATGAGGAACTGCGCACCAAACTCGAAGCACTCGATCAGCGCTTTACCGACGAATTATCCAAAGTCTCCAACAAGGAAATTGTTGTGTCCCACCAGGCATTCGGATATCTTGCACGTGATTATGGTTTGACCCAGCATGCCATCATGGGGCTATCTCCGGATGCTGAACCAACAGGTCAGGACATCGTGAATTTGTCCAAGCTTGTGAAGGAAGAGGGCATCAAGTACATCTTCTTCGAAGAGCTGGTATCTGACAAACTGGCCAAAACATTGGCTGGCGAGGCTGGTGTGGAAACGATGGTGCTGAATCCGGTTGAAGGACTTACCAAGGAACAGGCAGCGAATGGGGATGATTATTTCACCCTGATGGAGAAAAATTTGCAAAATCTGCTGATCGCATTAAAATAA
- the metG gene encoding methionine--tRNA ligase: MTDQKTFYLTTPIYYPSDKLHIGHAYTTVAGDAMARYKRLRGYAVRYLTGTDEHGQKIERKAQEKGQTPQAFVDDIVVGIKDLWNKLDISNDDFIRTTEERHKTVVQDIFDRLLKQGDIYKGEYEGWYSIPDETYYTETQLVDVEKNEKGEIIAAKSPDSGHPVELVKEESYFFRMSKYADRLLKYYEENPGFIQPESRKNEMINNFIKPGLEDLAVSRTTFEWGVKVKGDPKHVVYVWIDALSNYITALGYGSSDSSLYDQFWPADVHLVGKEIVRFHTIYWPIMLMALDLPLPKKVFAHGWLLMKDGKMSKSKGNVVDPVTLIDRYGLDALRYYLLREVPFGSDGTFTPESFVERVNSDLANDLGNLLNRTVAMVDKYFEGKAPAFTSGVTEFDASLEEAGRAAVDKVEQAMENLQFSVALTAISQFVSRSNKYIDETQPWALARDEAKRDELASVMSHLIESLRIASILLQPFLTRAPHKIWEQLGIQEGELTAWDTSKQWGVIPAGNALQKGDPIFPRLDSEQEVAYIAEAMTGGKKAEPQADGAQPNAADSAQASEPVTAPESKEEIGIDDFAKVELRVAQVIACEPVKKADKLLKLQLDLGYEQRQVVSGIAKFYSPEEMVGRKVICVTNLKPVKLRGELSQGMILAASHGDQLTLATVPDNMPNGAQVK, encoded by the coding sequence ATGACTGATCAAAAAACATTTTATTTGACGACGCCGATTTATTATCCGAGTGACAAATTGCATATTGGGCATGCGTACACAACGGTTGCTGGTGATGCTATGGCTCGTTACAAACGTCTGCGCGGGTATGCGGTGCGTTACCTGACAGGAACGGATGAGCATGGACAGAAAATTGAACGTAAGGCACAGGAGAAAGGTCAGACACCACAAGCATTTGTAGACGACATCGTTGTGGGCATCAAGGATTTGTGGAACAAACTGGACATCTCCAATGATGACTTTATTCGTACAACGGAAGAACGTCACAAAACGGTTGTACAGGATATTTTCGATCGTTTGCTCAAGCAGGGAGATATCTATAAGGGCGAATACGAGGGCTGGTACAGCATTCCTGATGAAACCTACTACACGGAGACCCAATTGGTTGATGTGGAGAAGAACGAGAAGGGCGAAATTATCGCTGCCAAGAGTCCGGATAGCGGACACCCCGTAGAACTTGTCAAAGAAGAATCCTATTTCTTCCGCATGAGTAAATATGCGGATCGTTTGCTGAAATATTATGAGGAGAATCCTGGTTTTATTCAGCCGGAATCCCGCAAGAACGAGATGATTAACAACTTTATCAAGCCGGGTCTGGAAGATTTGGCTGTTTCCCGGACAACTTTTGAATGGGGCGTTAAAGTCAAAGGCGATCCGAAACACGTCGTATATGTCTGGATTGATGCATTATCCAACTATATTACGGCTCTAGGCTATGGTTCATCCGATTCATCACTGTATGATCAATTCTGGCCTGCAGATGTTCATCTGGTAGGGAAGGAAATCGTTCGTTTCCATACCATCTACTGGCCAATCATGCTGATGGCACTTGACCTGCCTTTGCCGAAAAAAGTATTTGCGCATGGCTGGTTATTGATGAAGGACGGTAAAATGTCTAAATCGAAGGGGAATGTCGTTGATCCAGTGACCCTGATTGACCGTTACGGGCTGGATGCACTGCGTTATTATCTGCTGCGTGAAGTTCCATTCGGTTCCGATGGTACATTCACTCCAGAGAGCTTTGTAGAGCGCGTGAATTCGGATCTGGCCAATGATCTGGGGAACTTGCTTAACCGTACCGTAGCGATGGTGGATAAATATTTCGAAGGCAAGGCACCTGCATTTACTTCGGGTGTAACGGAATTTGATGCTTCGCTTGAAGAAGCTGGACGTGCAGCGGTGGATAAAGTGGAGCAGGCGATGGAAAATCTGCAATTTTCCGTAGCACTGACTGCGATTAGCCAATTTGTTAGCCGCAGCAACAAATATATTGACGAGACACAGCCTTGGGCTTTGGCACGCGATGAAGCGAAACGGGATGAACTCGCATCCGTTATGTCTCACCTGATCGAAAGTCTGCGTATTGCTTCCATCTTGCTGCAGCCGTTCCTGACTCGCGCTCCGCATAAAATTTGGGAACAACTCGGTATTCAGGAAGGCGAACTTACGGCTTGGGATACGTCTAAGCAGTGGGGTGTGATTCCAGCGGGTAACGCTCTGCAAAAGGGTGACCCCATCTTCCCACGTCTCGACTCGGAGCAGGAGGTTGCGTATATTGCTGAAGCCATGACCGGAGGTAAAAAAGCAGAACCGCAAGCAGATGGCGCACAGCCTAATGCTGCCGATTCTGCGCAAGCTTCCGAACCCGTAACTGCACCTGAGAGCAAGGAAGAAATCGGCATAGACGATTTTGCCAAAGTGGAACTGCGTGTAGCACAGGTTATCGCCTGTGAACCAGTCAAAAAAGCTGATAAGCTGCTGAAATTGCAGCTGGATCTCGGTTATGAGCAGCGTCAGGTCGTATCAGGGATCGCCAAGTTCTATTCCCCGGAAGAGATGGTTGGTCGCAAAGTCATTTGTGTAACGAATCTCAAACCGGTAAAATTGCGCGGCGAGCTGTCCCAAGGCATGATTCTGGCGGCATCTCATGGAGATCAATTAACACTGGCTACGGTACCGGACAATATGCCTAACGGTGCACAAGTAAAATAA
- a CDS encoding metal ABC transporter ATP-binding protein — MQQIMPLCHDPIIEIEKLSFSYGDQRVIENLDFMVKERDFVGIIGSNGAGKTTLLRMLVGLLPPAQGDIKLFGQSIRRFKDWERIGYVPQKNAFNPLFPATVREVVMSGLYNNKNMFRRMTRKSQQQCTDALEVMRIEDLANKRIGQLSGGQQQRVFLARALINHPDLLILDEPTVGIDAESQASFFELITHMHEHHRMTFLMVSHDMDRMENYLGSEAATTNGKINFHVRHSHEVEDCAETNLQHTTALVR, encoded by the coding sequence ATGCAGCAAATCATGCCACTATGTCATGATCCAATCATAGAGATTGAGAAGTTATCTTTCTCTTACGGTGACCAGCGAGTGATCGAAAATCTTGATTTTATGGTCAAGGAACGGGATTTTGTCGGTATTATCGGTTCAAATGGAGCGGGAAAAACAACACTGCTGCGCATGTTGGTGGGACTGCTGCCTCCAGCGCAGGGGGATATCAAATTGTTCGGACAGTCGATTCGTAGATTCAAGGATTGGGAACGGATCGGCTATGTCCCGCAAAAAAATGCATTTAACCCATTGTTCCCTGCAACCGTGCGGGAAGTGGTCATGTCTGGTTTGTACAACAATAAGAATATGTTCCGCCGGATGACGCGCAAATCGCAGCAGCAGTGCACGGATGCACTGGAGGTTATGCGTATCGAGGATCTGGCAAACAAACGGATTGGACAATTGTCCGGAGGACAGCAGCAGCGAGTGTTTTTGGCACGTGCGCTTATCAATCATCCGGATTTGTTGATTTTGGACGAACCTACAGTAGGGATTGACGCCGAGTCTCAAGCAAGTTTCTTTGAGCTCATTACCCATATGCATGAACACCACCGGATGACGTTCCTGATGGTTTCACATGATATGGACCGGATGGAGAACTATCTTGGTTCAGAAGCGGCAACAACCAACGGGAAAATCAACTTTCATGTTCGTCATTCGCATGAGGTGGAGGATTGTGCCGAGACCAATTTGCAGCATACTACTGCCCTGGTACGATAA